A region from the Terriglobia bacterium genome encodes:
- a CDS encoding S9 family peptidase translates to MKIASGVLFLAALLGISATVSAQAPPQAPRPITIDDYFQIREVSDPQWSPEARWVAYTVKTPLLKDDKNEERIWMVPAAGGAPVALTAEGVSSSHPRWSPDGNYLAFLSARSGGKQQVWLLNRLGGEAQRLTDTPQDVNDFAWSPDSRRLVLVLRDASPEELEAAKEVDRFAVTPDKDKDAKKEPKTPRPWVIDRLQFKRDTVGYLDRRRTHLYLCDLASKSLTQVTSGDYDDSDPAWSPDGRSLAFTSNRSVPDPDHNYNTDIWVVAADNTDKGAHLTQVSTNPGEDRSPAWSPDGKSIAFVSQIEPRLFQYATKHLAVAPAAGGAAKLLTLALDRNVSDPHFAPDGASVYFIADDDGTQNLCRIPVAGGEVTRPVGGRVMVNGYALAKSGEIAAQMATVTRPDEIYALSAGQLTQITHTNDALMAQLKLSEGEYVHFKSKDGTTVSGYLYKPLDYTPGKKYPTILRPHGGPVWAYYAEFSHLAQLFAANGYAVLFPNPRGSSGYGQSYCQAIFADWGNKDYQDDMAMVDYALAQGIADPDKLAVGGWSYGGISTNFIITQTTRFKAAISGASEFLYVTNYGHDHYQRDWETELGLPWENRALWEKLSPFNKVTKIATPTLVMGGNIDWNVPVINSEQLYQSLKRLGIPTELVVYPGEYHEFQIPSHIKDRLERYLAWYAHYVKGDPTPARPVAKPAD, encoded by the coding sequence ATGAAGATCGCTTCTGGAGTGCTGTTTCTTGCTGCTCTTCTGGGTATTTCGGCCACAGTTTCCGCGCAAGCTCCGCCGCAAGCCCCGCGCCCCATCACCATTGACGACTACTTCCAGATCCGCGAAGTCAGCGACCCGCAATGGAGCCCGGAGGCCCGTTGGGTCGCCTACACCGTCAAGACGCCCCTGCTCAAGGACGACAAGAACGAAGAGCGCATCTGGATGGTCCCCGCCGCCGGCGGCGCGCCTGTCGCCCTGACCGCCGAAGGCGTCTCCTCCTCCCACCCGCGCTGGAGCCCCGACGGCAACTACCTCGCCTTCCTCTCCGCCCGCTCCGGCGGCAAGCAGCAGGTCTGGCTGCTCAACCGCCTGGGCGGCGAAGCCCAGCGCCTCACCGACACCCCGCAGGACGTCAACGACTTTGCCTGGTCTCCGGACAGCCGCCGCCTGGTCCTGGTTCTCCGCGACGCCTCTCCGGAAGAGCTGGAAGCCGCCAAAGAAGTTGACCGCTTCGCGGTCACACCTGACAAAGACAAAGACGCGAAGAAAGAGCCCAAAACGCCGCGTCCCTGGGTCATCGACCGCCTGCAGTTCAAGCGCGACACCGTCGGCTATCTCGACCGCCGCCGCACCCACCTCTATCTCTGCGACCTTGCCTCGAAGAGCCTCACCCAGGTCACCTCCGGCGACTATGACGACAGCGATCCCGCCTGGTCGCCCGACGGCCGCTCCCTGGCCTTCACCAGCAACCGCTCCGTCCCCGACCCCGACCACAACTACAACACCGACATCTGGGTCGTCGCCGCCGACAACACCGACAAGGGCGCGCATCTCACGCAAGTCTCCACGAACCCCGGCGAAGATCGTTCCCCTGCCTGGTCGCCCGACGGCAAATCGATCGCTTTCGTCAGCCAAATCGAGCCGCGCCTGTTCCAGTACGCCACGAAACATCTCGCCGTGGCCCCCGCCGCCGGCGGCGCGGCGAAACTCCTCACCTTGGCCCTGGACCGCAACGTCAGCGATCCACACTTCGCTCCCGATGGCGCCTCCGTCTATTTCATCGCCGACGACGACGGCACGCAAAATCTCTGCCGCATTCCGGTTGCAGGGGGCGAAGTCACGCGGCCCGTCGGCGGCCGGGTAATGGTGAATGGCTATGCCCTCGCCAAATCCGGAGAAATCGCCGCGCAGATGGCCACCGTTACGCGTCCCGACGAGATTTACGCTCTGTCCGCCGGCCAGCTCACCCAAATCACGCATACCAACGATGCGCTGATGGCGCAGTTGAAGCTTTCTGAGGGCGAGTACGTCCATTTCAAAAGCAAGGATGGCACCACCGTCAGCGGCTACCTCTATAAGCCCCTCGATTACACCCCTGGCAAAAAGTACCCCACCATCCTCCGCCCCCACGGTGGCCCCGTCTGGGCCTACTACGCCGAATTCAGCCACCTCGCCCAGCTCTTCGCCGCCAACGGCTATGCCGTGCTCTTTCCGAATCCGCGCGGCTCTTCCGGCTACGGACAGAGCTATTGCCAGGCGATCTTTGCGGATTGGGGCAACAAGGACTACCAGGACGACATGGCCATGGTGGACTATGCCCTTGCCCAGGGGATTGCCGATCCGGACAAGCTCGCCGTCGGCGGCTGGTCCTACGGCGGCATCTCCACCAACTTCATCATCACCCAGACCACGCGCTTCAAGGCCGCCATCTCCGGCGCCAGCGAGTTCCTCTACGTCACCAACTACGGCCACGACCACTATCAGCGGGATTGGGAGACCGAGCTGGGCCTGCCCTGGGAGAATCGCGCGCTGTGGGAAAAACTCTCGCCCTTCAATAAAGTCACGAAGATCGCCACGCCGACGCTGGTCATGGGCGGCAACATCGACTGGAATGTTCCAGTCATCAATTCCGAGCAGCTCTACCAGTCCCTCAAGCGCCTCGGCATCCCCACCGAGCTCGTCGTCTATCCCGGCGAGTACCACGAATTCCAGATTCCCTCGCACATCAAAGACCGCCTCGAGCGCTACCTCGCCTGGTACGCCCACTACGTCAAAGGCGATCCAACGCCGGCCAGGCCCGTCGCCAAGCCCGCAGACTGA
- a CDS encoding glycoside hydrolase, with the protein MILQRNVVRFLAGILFFLAAGGAPARARQLDHQVGQNFDPKLFSEMRWRSIGPFRAGRTVAITGVPHQPNVFYMAAVNGGIWKTTDFGHTWQPIFDGQPTGSIGALALAPSDTNIIYAGSGESLQRPDLAVGDGVYKSTDAGQTWQHLGLADAQQITAILVDPKDASRVYVAVLGHPYGPNAERGVFRSTDGGQTWKKILYKDENTGAADLLFDPANPQTLYAALWAARVAPWEVRDGRSINGPGSGLYKSTDGGDTWVPLTRGLPAFADGLGRIGVAVAPSRPNRLYATVTAAKNPGVYRSEDGGETWQHVNDDHRIGGEGPGAMGIAVAPDNPDLLYVANTTTWRSSDAGKTFTGFKGAPGGDDYQHIWISTENPQIIALTSDQGATISVNGGATWSSWYNQPTAQFYHVTTDNRFPYWVYGAQQESGSAGVASRSDYGEISFREWHSVGVFEYGDIAIDPLDSNVVYGARLTRTNQALGEVADIAPEPVRRGEYRYDRTLPVVFSPRNPHALYFAANVLFKTTDAGRSWTIVSPDLTRESYEVPANLGAFTALDPEKGRHRGVIYAVAPSFLESNTIWAGTDDGLIHITRDAGKSWQNITPPQLTPWSKVSIIEASHFDAGTAYAAVNRFRLDDLHPHIYRTRDFGKSWQEITAGLPENAPVNAVREDPGRQGLLFAGTETSVYVSFNDGGAWQPLQLNLPHTSMRDLAIHGDDLIAGTHGRGFWILDDITPLRQLSADVAAAAVHLFAPQTAIRFRWNRNTDTPLPPEIPAGKNPPDGAIIDYSLQAAAAGPVTLEILDAEGKLVRRYASTDKPEPLEKIAKEYPIPLYWVRPARILSAAAGMHRFVWDMHYAAPDALETEFPISAIYRDTPKVPLGARALPGHYTVKLTADGKSYTQPLTVRMDPRITTPLGELAQQFAMQAGCVQGMNESYAALQQVQALRAQLKERAAKAAQGKLAGPIAALDKQAAELEGEVTDSFAGLPPSGKQPENLTSLNQHFGSLLNVADSADAAPTTQAAALFAELQDARKSLLARWETLKTSGLAGLNEQLKKGKAVPITLAEDVSGFRPSRAADGDDEP; encoded by the coding sequence ATGATTCTTCAGCGCAACGTGGTGCGATTTCTGGCGGGGATACTCTTTTTCCTGGCGGCTGGCGGCGCGCCCGCCCGCGCCCGGCAGCTCGACCACCAGGTCGGTCAAAATTTCGACCCGAAGCTTTTCTCCGAGATGCGCTGGCGGAGCATCGGCCCGTTCCGCGCCGGGCGCACTGTGGCCATCACCGGCGTGCCGCACCAGCCCAACGTCTTCTACATGGCCGCGGTGAACGGCGGCATCTGGAAGACCACCGACTTTGGCCACACCTGGCAGCCCATCTTCGATGGCCAGCCCACCGGCTCAATCGGAGCGCTGGCGCTGGCGCCTTCCGACACCAACATTATCTATGCCGGCAGCGGCGAAAGCCTGCAGCGGCCGGACCTGGCGGTTGGCGACGGCGTGTACAAATCCACCGACGCGGGCCAGACCTGGCAGCACCTCGGCCTTGCCGACGCCCAGCAGATCACTGCCATCCTCGTCGATCCCAAGGACGCCAGCCGGGTCTATGTCGCCGTCCTCGGCCATCCCTACGGCCCGAACGCGGAGCGCGGCGTCTTCCGCTCCACCGATGGCGGGCAGACCTGGAAGAAAATTCTCTACAAGGACGAGAACACCGGCGCGGCCGATCTGCTCTTCGATCCCGCCAACCCGCAGACGCTCTACGCCGCTCTGTGGGCCGCGCGCGTCGCGCCCTGGGAAGTGCGCGACGGCCGCTCCATCAACGGCCCCGGCAGCGGCCTCTACAAGTCCACCGATGGCGGCGACACCTGGGTCCCGCTGACCAGGGGATTGCCCGCGTTCGCCGATGGCTTGGGCCGCATCGGCGTCGCTGTCGCGCCCAGCCGTCCCAACCGCCTCTATGCCACGGTTACGGCAGCGAAGAATCCCGGAGTCTATCGCTCGGAGGACGGCGGCGAGACGTGGCAGCACGTCAACGACGACCACCGCATCGGCGGGGAAGGCCCGGGTGCCATGGGCATCGCCGTCGCCCCGGACAATCCGGACCTGCTCTACGTCGCCAACACCACCACCTGGCGCTCCAGCGACGCCGGCAAGACCTTCACAGGATTCAAGGGCGCGCCCGGCGGCGACGATTACCAGCACATCTGGATCAGCACGGAGAACCCGCAGATCATCGCGCTCACCAGCGACCAGGGCGCCACGATCAGCGTGAACGGCGGCGCAACCTGGAGCAGCTGGTACAACCAGCCCACCGCGCAGTTCTATCACGTCACCACCGACAACCGCTTCCCCTATTGGGTCTACGGCGCGCAGCAGGAGAGCGGCTCCGCCGGCGTCGCCAGCCGCAGCGACTACGGCGAGATCAGCTTCCGCGAATGGCACTCCGTCGGCGTCTTCGAGTACGGCGACATCGCCATCGACCCGCTGGACTCCAACGTCGTTTACGGCGCGCGCCTCACGCGCACCAATCAGGCCCTCGGCGAAGTCGCGGACATTGCTCCCGAGCCGGTGCGCCGCGGCGAGTACCGCTACGACCGCACGTTGCCGGTCGTCTTTTCGCCGCGCAATCCGCACGCCCTCTATTTCGCCGCCAACGTCCTCTTCAAGACCACCGACGCCGGCCGCAGCTGGACCATCGTTAGCCCCGACCTCACCCGCGAGTCCTACGAGGTGCCCGCGAATCTCGGCGCTTTCACCGCGCTCGACCCGGAAAAGGGCCGGCACCGCGGCGTCATCTACGCCGTGGCGCCTTCCTTCCTGGAATCGAACACCATCTGGGCCGGGACCGACGATGGCCTGATCCACATCACCCGCGACGCGGGAAAGAGCTGGCAGAACATCACCCCGCCGCAGCTCACCCCGTGGAGCAAGGTTTCCATTATCGAAGCGTCGCACTTCGACGCCGGCACCGCCTACGCCGCCGTCAACCGCTTCCGCCTCGACGACCTGCACCCGCACATCTACCGCACCCGCGACTTCGGCAAGTCCTGGCAGGAGATCACCGCGGGCCTGCCGGAGAATGCGCCGGTCAACGCCGTGCGCGAGGATCCCGGGCGCCAGGGCCTGCTCTTCGCCGGGACGGAGACTTCGGTCTATGTCTCCTTCAACGACGGCGGCGCCTGGCAGCCGTTGCAGCTCAATCTCCCGCATACTTCCATGCGCGACCTGGCCATTCACGGCGACGACCTGATCGCCGGTACGCATGGCCGCGGCTTCTGGATCCTCGACGACATCACCCCGCTGCGCCAGCTTTCCGCGGACGTCGCCGCCGCCGCTGTGCATCTCTTCGCCCCGCAGACGGCCATCCGCTTCCGCTGGAACCGCAACACCGATACGCCGCTGCCGCCGGAAATCCCCGCCGGGAAAAATCCTCCCGACGGCGCGATCATCGACTACTCCTTGCAAGCCGCCGCGGCCGGCCCCGTGACCCTCGAAATCCTCGATGCGGAAGGGAAGCTCGTGCGCCGCTACGCCAGCACGGACAAGCCCGAGCCTCTCGAAAAAATCGCCAAGGAATACCCCATCCCGCTGTATTGGGTGCGCCCGGCGCGGATTCTTTCCGCCGCAGCCGGCATGCACCGCTTCGTCTGGGATATGCATTACGCCGCGCCCGATGCTCTCGAAACCGAATTCCCCATCTCGGCGATCTACCGCGATACGCCGAAAGTTCCCCTCGGAGCGCGGGCGCTTCCGGGGCACTACACCGTGAAGCTCACCGCGGACGGCAAGAGCTATACTCAGCCGCTCACCGTGCGGATGGACCCGCGCATCACCACGCCGCTGGGCGAGCTCGCCCAGCAGTTTGCGATGCAAGCGGGTTGCGTGCAGGGCATGAACGAAAGCTACGCGGCGCTGCAGCAGGTGCAGGCGCTGCGCGCGCAATTGAAGGAGCGCGCCGCAAAGGCGGCGCAGGGCAAGCTCGCCGGGCCCATCGCCGCGCTCGACAAACAAGCCGCGGAACTCGAAGGTGAAGTCACGGACAGTTTTGCCGGGCTGCCTCCCAGCGGCAAGCAGCCGGAAAATCTAACGTCGCTCAACCAGCACTTCGGCAGCCTCCTGAATGTCGCCGACAGCGCCGACGCCGCGCCCACCACCCAGGCTGCGGCGCTCTTCGCCGAGCTGCAGGATGCTCGGAAATCGTTGCTGGCGCGCTGGGAGACGCTGAAGACCAGCGGCCTCGCCGGCCTCAACGAGCAGTTGAAGAAAGGAAAAGCCGTTCCAATCACGCTGGCGGAAGACGTCTCTGGGTTCCGCCCGTCCCGCGCCGCGGATGGCGACGACGAGCCGTAA
- a CDS encoding dienelactone hydrolase family protein, with protein sequence MRIACCASLLLLVAPLLLAAAPKTETVRYKSGEETVSGYLAAPEAPGKHPAIVIIHEWWGLNDWVKEQAQKFAAEGYVVLAVDLYRGKVATTPEEAHELMRGVPPDRGMRDLQAAFDYLAARPDVQAEKIGAAGWCMGGGYSIQFAVAEPRLAACIVNYGPLPTEAANLAKIKAPVLGNFGAEDRGIPADAVRAFAAAMKAAGKTADVKVYDGAGHAFENPNNTAGYRAAAAADAWQRMVAFFKAQLK encoded by the coding sequence ATGCGCATTGCCTGCTGTGCAAGTCTGCTGCTGCTCGTTGCGCCGTTGCTCCTGGCGGCCGCACCGAAAACCGAAACAGTGCGCTACAAGAGCGGCGAAGAGACCGTGAGCGGCTATCTGGCCGCGCCGGAGGCGCCGGGCAAGCACCCGGCGATCGTCATCATCCATGAATGGTGGGGGCTGAACGACTGGGTGAAGGAGCAGGCGCAGAAATTTGCCGCCGAAGGCTACGTGGTGCTGGCCGTGGACCTCTACCGCGGCAAAGTGGCCACCACGCCCGAGGAGGCCCATGAACTGATGCGCGGCGTCCCGCCGGACCGCGGGATGCGCGACCTCCAGGCGGCCTTCGACTACCTCGCCGCGCGCCCCGACGTGCAGGCAGAGAAGATCGGGGCGGCCGGCTGGTGCATGGGCGGCGGCTACTCGATTCAGTTCGCCGTGGCCGAACCGCGCCTCGCGGCCTGCATCGTCAACTACGGCCCGCTGCCCACCGAAGCGGCCAACCTGGCGAAGATCAAGGCCCCGGTGCTGGGCAATTTCGGCGCCGAGGACCGCGGCATCCCGGCGGATGCGGTGCGCGCCTTCGCCGCGGCGATGAAGGCGGCGGGAAAGACCGCCGACGTGAAGGTCTACGACGGCGCGGGGCATGCCTTCGAGAACCCCAACAACACCGCCGGCTACCGCGCCGCGGCCGCCGCCGACGCCTGGCAGCGCATGGTGGCGTTTTTCAAGGCGCAGCTCAAGTAG
- a CDS encoding OmpA family protein, translating into MHKGRADKKQVEMTAREAVQTAEDARAITVKRRDEEKVEMERRAAAEREAQARADAEAAQRAKLEAQLATERAARERAEAEAARAAALAQQQAAQAQAEQSRLAAEQSAREKAEADAAREAAQAQQLKAQAEAEQSRLAAERAARDKAEAEAETAKARKATEQAEAEKAELRQRLLNQLNTILQTRDSARGLIVNMSDVLFDTGSSTLKPGAREKLAKISGVVLAHPGLNLQVEGHTDSVGSDEMNQQLSERRAASVRDFLVQEGVPEAAVTSRGFGKTQPVASNDTAEGRQRNRRVELVVTGDAIGSTAKEAAASPK; encoded by the coding sequence ATGCACAAAGGCCGGGCCGACAAGAAGCAGGTGGAGATGACCGCGCGGGAAGCGGTGCAGACCGCGGAGGATGCACGCGCGATTACGGTCAAGCGCCGCGATGAGGAAAAAGTGGAGATGGAGCGGCGGGCGGCGGCGGAACGCGAGGCCCAGGCGCGGGCCGATGCCGAAGCGGCGCAGCGCGCGAAACTGGAGGCGCAACTGGCCACCGAGCGGGCGGCGCGGGAACGCGCGGAAGCGGAAGCCGCGCGTGCCGCGGCGCTGGCGCAGCAACAGGCGGCGCAGGCCCAGGCCGAGCAGTCGCGGCTGGCCGCGGAGCAGTCGGCGCGGGAAAAGGCGGAAGCCGACGCGGCGCGCGAGGCGGCGCAGGCCCAGCAACTGAAGGCCCAGGCCGAAGCCGAGCAGTCGCGGCTGGCCGCGGAACGCGCGGCCCGGGATAAGGCCGAGGCGGAAGCGGAAACGGCGAAGGCGCGCAAGGCCACGGAACAGGCGGAGGCGGAGAAGGCCGAGCTGCGCCAGCGGCTGCTGAACCAGCTCAATACCATCCTGCAGACCCGCGACAGCGCCCGCGGCCTCATCGTGAACATGTCCGATGTGCTCTTCGACACCGGGAGCTCGACGCTGAAACCCGGCGCGCGCGAGAAGCTGGCCAAGATCTCCGGCGTGGTCCTGGCCCATCCCGGCTTGAATTTGCAGGTGGAGGGGCATACCGACAGCGTGGGCAGCGACGAAATGAACCAGCAGCTCTCCGAACGCCGTGCCGCTTCGGTGCGCGACTTCCTGGTGCAAGAGGGGGTTCCGGAGGCTGCGGTCACCTCGCGGGGTTTCGGCAAGACGCAGCCGGTAGCCTCCAACGATACGGCCGAAGGGCGCCAGAGAAACCGCCGCGTCGAACTCGTGGTCACCGGCGACGCCATCGGCTCGACGGCCAAGGAAGCTGCCGCCTCCCCGAAGTAG